The following is a genomic window from Oscarella lobularis chromosome 2, ooOscLobu1.1, whole genome shotgun sequence.
TTATCAACGCTGCGGGCCACGCAGAATGCCAGTGCCCATTTGGCTCGGAAGGAAAAAAGTGCGAGTTCCGTCACCGCAGAGCTATTCGGAGCAATTTGAATTGATTCTGGAACAAAGGGCTTTCTCAAACAGACGATTCGTAAAAGCCTTTGAATAAAAACGTTTGCACGTGCATTGCCCACGTGACTTCGCAGAAGATGGCGACATCACTAGACGTCGTTCCCGGCGTCTCAGTCGGTCCTTTCGTTCTAGGAATGCCTATCGGAGACGCAATCAAGCAAATTCAGCTAAACACGAGCCGATCGAACGAGTCATTCTCGTTGGAAGAGAGCGCGAACATCGACCTACGCATTCCCAGCCTAAACGCGACACTCCGCTTCGACTCGGCCACGCAGACACTCGTCAAAATCAAGCTATCAAAACCCTGGCGTGcaaccgtcttcgtcgtcacgcaCACAGCCCCAAAACACCGCCGACTTCATCTCCTTTCACCCGACGATCCCCTCACGCATTCGACTCTACAAAAAGTCCAAATCGGCGTGCGACGCCTCCGTCCCATAGACTCGCGCACGCGATGCGAGTCCACCTACGTAggcgcgtcgtttcgcttcgacaCGGACGGCCCCAAACAACTCCGCAGTCTCACAATCTTTTCCGGATCGTCAGAGCATACGATTCCAACACCGTTTTCTATATATCGTCCTAATGGACTCTATTTAGCGCGCAGCGTTGCGCCGCTGACGTCACCCGATTCAAATTCGCCTGACATTCGCGGTCTCATATTCGAACTATCATtttccgtcgacgctcgcgagaaaaaatttcgcgCATCAATTTCATTTGGAGACTCGATTCAAGATGTTATGACGGAACTCGGACATCCGGACAAAATCTACGTCCAAGAGAAACCAAAGCGACAACTcgataagaagaaaaacgcatcTCATCTGTCTTCCCAACCGTCCGGAAATATATATCTCAATTATCTCggtctcggcgtcgacgttgtcaTCGATCGCGACTCGCTTTCCGTTCAAAACTTCGTCCTCCATTCCAACGTACCTCGTCATTACGACTTCGGCGTCTATCGACGTTGTCCCTTTCAGATTCGACTTCGCTGCTGTTGCCggcacgccgtcgcgacggcggGAACGAAACATCGATTTCTATGCGTTGTGCCGACGACCACGTGGAcggacgtcgtttcgcaTGTCATATGCGGCGATGCGCGATGCGTTTCGttgctgcggcggcggcggcgattggcgatcggcgacgcgttTCCTGTCTCTGAAGCgtttttttgcgtttttgGGCAGTTGGCGTTTGAAGTGATTGCCGATTGCTATTGCTTTGCGACCGTTTttgtttcgtcgtcgtcgtcgtctcgcggTCGTTGCGCGTCGGGGAAGAGCGATCCGCATCTTGACGTTTTTTATGCGagcttcgcttcgtcgtcgacggcgacggcgacggcgacgcgcgtTTCGTCGCACTTTGTGCCCACATCGCAGCCTAAAGCGTCGAAGAAAGATAGGCCTTCAGCTACTCCTCCGAAGTCAAATGAAACGACAGAAACAGTGCGTCAGTATGAGAAAATATTTGCGCCTTCTAGTGAGTTGGCtcgctcgccgccgtcatccagacgagaagagaagagcgaaGACGTTTTAGCAGAAAATAGACTAGAGGAAACCCCCGTGGTAATAGATTCGAGGACAAGAGAAAACGCAGATCAGGGTAAGTTTGACGAAACGAGAATTAATGGAGATACTGGTCAAAGCGAGAACGAGATAGCCACTGAAACAAATTCAGGCACTTCTTCGGAAAAGCCAACGTCACCGACTGACTCCAATGATTTATTCGTGTCAGTCAGAGATGCTGATGACGtttacgacgacgatagtAGTTCTAATGATGACATTGGCGAGTCGGCCAGACATCTGTGGTCTATTCCCAAACAACTAGAATTGTCCGAATGCAGTTCTCTTTCCAGCCTTATACCCGAGAGCGGAAAGGCTGACTATTTGACGTGGGAAGACATCAGTGCTGTTCACGAGGACGTGTGCAGCCAGTTACGACAAAGAAGCGAGgcaaaaaaaaatcaaaatcccCTAATTTCTGCTTATTTTACACTGTCTCTACTTAGACCATCGCATCCGCTTGCAATGCGTGGAAAAGTGGCAATCCTAGCAAGGCAGTAAAACTCGTGTGCTGCTCGAAAGAAATAACCGCCACTAATACAGTGAGTCTACCGTTTATTAGACGCGATCCAGCGGCAGCGATTGGGCTCTTGGAAATGTGGACGGAAAAGGAACAAGGCTGGAGAGTATCGACGGCAATAATCGTCTTGGAAAGCGTCGAATCTCTCTTCGCACTACCACGCGGATCAGAACAACAGGGGCACGTCGAGAGGGAAAGCGATTAGCGTTAACtgatatttttcttttaggtacTTGGCAAAAGtttgcgtcgtcgttgctaGGATTGTGGACATTTTTGCTGAGAAGGCAGCAAAGAGTCGTCCAGGTCGTTCGCCGGACGAAAAACAGCGACACCAAGAGAACATTGCCTGTCGTCAGGTTTTGCGCAGAATACGTAAGTCCGTCTCAACCATTCTACGCGAAATCTCCGCTGCCGGGGCGAATGTTGAAGCGACTTTAAAGAAAACGCTCCAGGCTCTTGACAGCAAGTTCTTGTCTCAGAGACTCCAATAGTCAGTCGTACGCGGAACCAGCGTTTGACCGCTCATCCGCcctctttaattaatcaagtgATTAGTCCTTTTTATTCCACTGTATCAGTACTGTACGTTTTCATTTCCTGCGGCGGTGCCGGTTGAGTGTTGCTGCACAGGTGACGGTCGCACATCTATTTCTGTACTGCAAAACGCAAGCTCAACACCTGCGGTAGAGGAAGTGGTCTACAATGCACCGATGGTTGCGCTTAGAGAAGAGATGCGTGCCTCCATGATAGAAAGAAGAGTACGAGTTCCTTTGTGCATCTGTCTCAGAAGTCATGCCACTTTTACTAAATCAGTTTCTTGCTGTGGTTCGTTCGTTTCCAAGCCAGGTGTTggtcgtgacgtcagcacATCGTTGTTCTATATAAGCTCAGCGCGCAGTTCCCACTCTTCACATTCGAAGATTCCTTGTTGCTAAAGCTGAAGCATGAGCATCGTCCTGACTGACAAGGATGGAAATCAGACGACGTATACAGAAAGCCAGAAATCAGTATCAGCAACGTCTGCTGTAGCGTATGGGACGGGTCTCTGGATTTTGTACAggaaaaaagatttcaaaCTCAAAGTGGCATATTATGATAGGGCCAATTCCGAGGACACAAAGATCATCTCAGCAAGCGACGCGACCGTCAATTACGACATCTCCTCGATCTATTACTTTGGTGAAACTAAAAACGCTATGCTGCTTTGCAAAGAACGATACTATGGGTCGCCGATCGTGGAGATGACGGAAGAACGCGATAACGTGCCGAATGTCAGCGACATCGTTTCCTCATTGATTGTCTCGGAGGGTAACTCCTGGTGCCTTTTCTCATACATAAACTACAACGACTTTCAACACAAATACTCTGAAGGCCGCTATCCGAACGACAAGGAACTGTCTCGAGGCTATTGTGGCAGCGCGTACATGTGCAAGGAGAGCAGAAAGTGCAGTGCTGACTAAAAAAATGCCGTTTTTTTCCTGAAAACACAGCGAGCGAGCGTTCTCTCACTAATAAAAGGGGAGGAAACGATTAGATATGTATTAAGTCTAAGCAAGGAAAGCAAAGGAACACGGAATCTGTGCATTTTTAAAGCGAGAacatagaaagaaaaacgtcatcatATCGTTCATCACTCCCCACACACACACACCACAAACGCTATTCTCAACTCGAATACTGTTTAAACTAGAAAGCCCCGTAATTGGGCGGATGCTGCAAAGCCTGCGCTCGAACTCTTCTCTCGTAATCCGCTCGATTTTGCCTAttagaaaatcaatcaataatttgATTTCCATCGAGGACATACGTATAAGTCGTATAGGCTTCTGCTTGCGCAGGATCGCGAACGTTAGGATCATCCAATAAATCCTGAATGCCGAGAAGAATCTGTCCAACGAGATTTTGATCAATAAAAACCCGGAAGTTGACTTCCGCACCTGTTTAATCGTTACAGCCGGTCTCCAATCCTTATCCTCGTCGAGCAAAGACAGGCACACGGTGCCGGATGGATAAACGTTCGGGTGAAAAAGAGGCGGCTCGAATTTacctgaaaaaatcaataaaaaattggcAAATCAAAAGTGAAATTCCCTTACACTTGGGAGGTGATGACGGGTAGTCTTCCTTGAATGTAACTTTTAGTCGATAGAGGCCGCCTTCCCATGGTGTCTGCAAAGGCCCaagataattttttttacttGATTTTCGCTATTTCGTATTTCTGTACCGATTTCTTGCCTGGAATCGCTAAAAGGACGCGATTAGGttcgttctcgacgttctcgaagACTTACCACAATCCCAAACCATTAGATTTAGCGTTCCGTCGG
Proteins encoded in this region:
- the LOC136200232 gene encoding SUMO-conjugating enzyme UBC9-B-like, producing MSGIALGRLSEERKAWRKDHPFGFVAKPTKNPDGTLNLMVWDCAIPGKKSTPWEGGLYRLKVTFKEDYPSSPPKCKFEPPLFHPNVYPSGTVCLSLLDEDKDWRPAVTIKQILLGIQDLLDDPNVRDPAQAEAYTTYTQNRADYERRVRAQALQHPPNYGAF
- the LOC136200231 gene encoding uncharacterized protein, with translation MATSLDVVPGVSVGPFVLGMPIGDAIKQIQLNTSRSNESFSLEESANIDLRIPSLNATLRFDSATQTLVKIKLSKPWRATVFVVTHTAPKHRRLHLLSPDDPLTHSTLQKVQIGVRRLRPIDSRTRCESTYVGASFRFDTDGPKQLRSLTIFSGSSEHTIPTPFSIYRPNGLYLARSVAPLTSPDSNSPDIRGLIFELSFSVDAREKKFRASISFGDSIQDVMTELGHPDKIYVQEKPKRQLDKKKNASHLSSQPSGNIYLNYLGLGVDVVIDRDSLSVQNFVLHSNVPRHYDFGVYRRCPFQIRLRCCCRHAVATAGTKHRFLCVVPTTTWTDVVSHVICGDARCVSLLRRRRRLAIGDAFPVSEAFFCVFGQLAFEVIADCYCFATVFVSSSSSSRGRCASGKSDPHLDVFYASFASSSTATATATRVSSHFVPTSQPKASKKDRPSATPPKSNETTETVRQYEKIFAPSSELARSPPSSRREEKSEDVLAENRLEETPVVIDSRTRENADQGKFDETRINGDTGQSENEIATETNSGTSSEKPTSPTDSNDLFVSVRDADDVYDDDSSSNDDIGESARHLWSIPKQLELSECSSLSSLIPESGKADYLTWEDISAVHEDVCSQLRQRSETIASACNAWKSGNPSKAVKLVCCSKEITATNTVSLPFIRRDPAAAIGLLEMWTEKEQGWRVSTAIIVLESVESLFALPRGSEQQGYLAKVCVVVARIVDIFAEKAAKSRPGRSPDEKQRHQENIACRQVLRRIRKSVSTILREISAAGANVEATLKKTLQALDSKFLSQRLQ